In Candidatus Pantoea floridensis, the genomic window ATTTACTCCACGCAACGATGGGCCGTCAACAGCCATGACGCCTCAATGTGGTTGACGGTATTGAATGATTTTATTCACGCCTTCCGCATGCAGGTGTTCTTTGTAATTTCAGGCTATTTTTCCTACATGCTTTACTTGCGCTATCAGCCGCAGCGCTGGCTGAAGGTGCGTCTGGAGCGCGTCGGCATTCCGCTGTTAACGGCGGTTCCGCTCATCACCCTGCCGCAGTTTTTCATCACCAAAAACCTCACCGATAAGATAGGTGACTGGAACCAATTTTCGCTCTATGACAAATACAACACGCTGATGTGGGAGCTGATCTCACACCTGTGGTTCTTATTGGTCCTGGTGATCCTGACCACGTTCGGGATGTTGGCGTTTCGCTGGCTGAGCACACAGCAGCGTCGCATTGATTATCAGCAGATTGGCTGGGGGAAACTCACGCTGGCGCTGCTGGCTTACGCGCTGGTTTGGTGTATTTTCCGGCGCGTATTATTTATTTTGGCTCCAGCCGTATTCGCCGATGGCCTGTTTAGCATTGCCGTGATGCAAACGTTGATGTTCTTGCCGTTCTTCATGTTAGGCGCGCTCAGTTGGAAACATCAGGCATTGAAAGCGCTGTTTGTCCGCTTCAATCCCGTTGTGTGCTTT contains:
- the mdoC gene encoding glucans biosynthesis protein MdoC — encoded protein: MSSAKPQREYFLDSIRAYLMLLGVPFHVSLIYSTQRWAVNSHDASMWLTVLNDFIHAFRMQVFFVISGYFSYMLYLRYQPQRWLKVRLERVGIPLLTAVPLITLPQFFITKNLTDKIGDWNQFSLYDKYNTLMWELISHLWFLLVLVILTTFGMLAFRWLSTQQRRIDYQQIGWGKLTLALLAYALVWCIFRRVLFILAPAVFADGLFSIAVMQTLMFLPFFMLGALSWKHQALKALFVRFNPVVCFGAIAVFIAYSLNQRYSSGEGWLYEIDMLVSTLMGLCMLNVCFSFGHNLLNSHSPRIMYLVNASLFIYLVHHPLTILYGIYITPHIGSNTLGFFLGLLMVFGVAFTLYEIHLRIPLLRFLFSGKPQRK